One region of Flavobacterium sp. KACC 22763 genomic DNA includes:
- the gcvP gene encoding aminomethyl-transferring glycine dehydrogenase produces the protein MKTDAFALRHIGPRETDLQHMLKTIGVDSIERLIYETLPDDIRLKAPLNLDPAMTEYEFANHIQELGKKNKVFKSYIGLGYHPTIVPAPIQRNIFENPGWYTAYTPYQAEIAQGRLEAILNFQTTVIELTGMEIANASLLDEGTAAAEAMALLFDVRTRDQKKNNTHKFFVSEEILPQTLSVLQTRSTPIGIELVIGNHETFDFSNEFFGAILQYPGKYGQVNDYSAFVAKAKENEIKVAFAADILSLATLTSPGEMGAAVVVGTTQRFGVPMGYGGPHAAYFATKDEYKRSMPGRIIGVSVDTNGNRALRMALGTREQHIKREKATSNICTAQVLLAVMAGMYAVYHGPEGLKYIANKVHASAVTTAEALNKLGVYQTNTAYFDTILVKADAQKVKAVAEQNKVNFFYPDADSVSISLNETTSVADINQIVAIFAEALGKETVTVSELSEASQLPASLERTSSFLTHDVFNNHHSESQLMRYIKKLERKDLSLNHSMISLGSCTMKLNAASEMLPLSMPNWNSIHPFAPVEQAEGYITMLKKLEQQLNVITGFAGTTLQPNSGAQGEYAGLMAIRAYHMSRNEGHRNVCLIPSSAHGTNPASAAMAGMKIIVTKTTPEGNIDVEDLRAKAIEHKDDLSCLMVTYPSTHGVYESSIIEITKLIHENGGLVYMDGANMNAQVGLTNPATIGADVCHLNLHKTFAIPHGGGGPGVGPICVNEKLVPFLPTNPILKVGGEQAITAISSAPYGSALVCLISYGYITMMGADGLKSATEHAILNANYMKARFEGHYPILYTGECGRAAHEMILDCRAFKENGIEVGDIAKRLMDYGFHAPTVSFPVAGTLMIEPTESEDLAELDRFCDALISIRKEIETATADDTNNVLKNAPHTLAMLTSDAWDFPYSREKAAYPLDYIADNKFWPSVRRVDDAYGDRNLVCSCAPIEAYMES, from the coding sequence ATGAAAACAGATGCTTTTGCTTTAAGACACATTGGTCCAAGAGAAACGGATCTTCAGCATATGCTGAAAACTATTGGAGTTGACTCTATCGAGCGACTTATTTATGAAACCCTTCCAGACGACATTCGTTTAAAAGCACCTTTGAATTTAGATCCTGCGATGACTGAATATGAATTCGCAAATCACATTCAGGAATTAGGAAAGAAAAATAAAGTATTCAAATCTTACATTGGTTTGGGTTATCACCCAACTATCGTTCCTGCTCCAATTCAAAGAAATATTTTTGAAAACCCAGGATGGTACACAGCTTACACACCTTATCAGGCAGAAATTGCTCAAGGTCGTCTAGAAGCTATCTTAAATTTCCAAACTACGGTTATCGAATTAACAGGAATGGAAATCGCAAATGCTTCTTTACTTGATGAAGGAACTGCTGCTGCAGAAGCGATGGCTTTATTATTTGATGTTCGTACGAGAGATCAAAAGAAAAACAATACACATAAATTCTTCGTTTCTGAAGAAATTTTACCACAAACTTTATCTGTACTTCAAACACGTTCAACTCCAATCGGAATTGAATTAGTTATTGGAAACCACGAAACTTTTGATTTTTCAAATGAATTCTTCGGTGCTATCTTGCAATACCCTGGAAAATATGGTCAGGTAAATGATTACAGTGCTTTTGTTGCTAAAGCAAAAGAAAACGAAATCAAAGTTGCCTTTGCTGCTGATATTTTATCACTTGCAACTTTAACTTCTCCAGGAGAAATGGGAGCTGCTGTAGTTGTTGGAACAACACAACGTTTTGGTGTACCAATGGGTTACGGTGGTCCTCACGCCGCTTACTTTGCTACTAAAGATGAGTACAAACGTTCTATGCCAGGTCGTATCATTGGAGTTTCTGTTGATACAAATGGAAACCGTGCTTTACGTATGGCTTTAGGAACTCGCGAACAACACATTAAACGTGAAAAAGCGACTTCAAATATTTGTACTGCTCAGGTTTTATTAGCAGTTATGGCTGGAATGTACGCGGTTTACCACGGACCAGAAGGATTAAAATACATTGCAAACAAAGTTCACGCATCTGCAGTTACTACTGCTGAAGCTTTAAATAAATTAGGAGTTTACCAAACAAACACGGCTTACTTTGATACGATTTTAGTAAAAGCTGATGCTCAAAAAGTAAAAGCTGTAGCAGAACAAAACAAAGTAAACTTCTTCTATCCTGATGCTGATTCAGTTTCGATTTCGTTAAACGAAACAACTTCTGTTGCAGACATCAACCAAATCGTTGCGATTTTTGCTGAAGCTTTAGGAAAAGAAACTGTAACAGTTTCTGAATTAAGTGAAGCTAGCCAATTACCAGCTTCGTTAGAAAGAACTTCTTCTTTCTTAACGCATGATGTATTCAACAATCATCATTCAGAAAGCCAGTTAATGCGTTACATCAAAAAATTAGAGCGTAAAGATTTATCATTGAATCACTCGATGATTTCATTAGGTTCTTGTACGATGAAATTAAACGCTGCTTCTGAAATGTTGCCTCTTTCAATGCCAAACTGGAACAGCATTCACCCGTTTGCACCAGTTGAGCAAGCTGAAGGTTACATCACAATGCTTAAAAAATTAGAGCAACAATTAAATGTAATCACTGGATTTGCTGGAACAACTTTACAGCCAAACTCAGGAGCTCAAGGAGAATACGCTGGATTAATGGCAATTCGTGCTTACCACATGTCAAGAAACGAAGGTCACCGTAATGTATGTTTGATTCCTTCTTCAGCTCACGGAACAAATCCTGCTTCTGCTGCTATGGCTGGAATGAAAATCATTGTTACTAAAACCACCCCAGAAGGAAATATTGACGTAGAAGATTTAAGAGCAAAAGCTATTGAACACAAAGATGACTTATCTTGTTTAATGGTAACGTATCCTTCTACTCACGGAGTTTACGAATCTTCAATTATTGAAATCACTAAATTAATCCACGAAAATGGCGGATTAGTATATATGGATGGCGCAAACATGAATGCGCAAGTTGGATTAACAAATCCTGCTACTATTGGTGCTGACGTTTGTCACTTAAACTTACACAAAACATTCGCTATTCCTCATGGAGGTGGTGGACCTGGAGTTGGACCAATTTGTGTGAACGAAAAATTAGTTCCGTTCTTGCCAACAAACCCAATCTTAAAAGTTGGTGGTGAACAAGCAATTACTGCTATTTCATCTGCTCCTTACGGATCTGCTCTAGTTTGTTTAATTTCTTACGGCTACATCACTATGATGGGTGCTGACGGATTAAAAAGTGCTACAGAACATGCAATCTTGAATGCTAACTACATGAAAGCACGTTTTGAAGGACACTACCCAATTCTTTATACAGGAGAATGTGGAAGAGCTGCTCACGAAATGATTTTAGATTGCCGTGCATTTAAAGAAAACGGAATTGAAGTTGGTGATATCGCTAAACGTTTAATGGATTACGGTTTCCACGCTCCTACGGTTTCTTTCCCAGTTGCTGGAACTTTAATGATCGAGCCTACAGAATCTGAAGATTTAGCTGAGTTAGATCGTTTCTGTGATGCTCTTATCTCAATCAGAAAAGAGATTGAAACTGCGACAGCTGATGATACAAATAATGTATTAAAAAATGCACCTCATACATTGGCTATGTTAACTTCTGATGCTTGGGATTTCCCTTATTCAAGAGAAAAAGCAGCTTACCCATTAGATTACATCGCTGACAATAAATTCTGGCCATCTGTTCGTCGTGTAGACGATGCTTATGGTGACAGAAATTTAGTTTGTAGCTGTGCTCCAATTGAAGCTTACATGGAAAGCTAA
- a CDS encoding 3-oxoacyl-ACP synthase III family protein gives MKIKIIGIGSYIPNLEVKNTDFDKHVFLNEDGTPFGYPNEVVIKKFKGITGIENRRYAEPQYNASDLAFFAAEKAIANAAIDAETLDYIIIAHNFGDVKPGTTQSDILPSLATRVKNKLGIKNPKCVAYDIIFGCPGWIEGVLQANAFIKSGMAKRVMVIGAETLSRVVDDHDRDSMIYSDGAGASILEASTDETGLLAYESATYATDEAGYLFFGKSYNKDLDPDTKYIKMYGRKIYEFALSNVPCAMKSCLDKSGIGIDEVKKILIHQANEKMDEAIIERFYKLYDKTAPKDIMPMSIHDLGNSSVATVPTLYDLILQKKVEGHEINKGDVLIFASVGAGMNINAFVYRY, from the coding sequence ATGAAAATAAAAATTATTGGCATTGGGAGCTATATTCCTAATCTAGAAGTAAAAAACACAGATTTTGATAAACATGTTTTTTTAAATGAGGATGGAACTCCTTTTGGTTATCCGAACGAAGTTGTTATTAAAAAATTCAAAGGCATTACGGGAATTGAAAATCGCCGTTATGCTGAGCCACAATACAATGCCTCTGATTTAGCTTTTTTTGCTGCTGAAAAAGCAATTGCAAATGCTGCTATTGATGCAGAAACTTTAGACTATATTATCATCGCCCATAATTTTGGGGATGTAAAACCAGGAACTACTCAGTCTGATATTTTACCGAGTTTAGCAACACGTGTGAAAAACAAACTAGGCATCAAAAATCCTAAGTGTGTGGCTTATGATATTATTTTTGGATGTCCAGGATGGATTGAAGGCGTTTTGCAAGCCAATGCTTTCATCAAATCTGGAATGGCAAAAAGAGTAATGGTTATCGGTGCCGAAACGCTATCAAGAGTTGTTGATGATCACGATCGTGATTCAATGATTTATTCTGATGGTGCAGGTGCTTCAATATTAGAAGCTTCAACAGACGAAACTGGATTATTAGCATACGAAAGTGCTACTTATGCAACTGATGAAGCTGGTTACCTTTTCTTCGGAAAATCATACAATAAAGATTTAGATCCAGATACGAAATACATTAAAATGTATGGACGTAAAATCTACGAATTTGCTTTAAGCAATGTTCCTTGCGCAATGAAAAGCTGTTTGGATAAAAGCGGTATCGGAATTGACGAAGTGAAAAAAATTCTTATTCATCAGGCAAACGAAAAAATGGACGAAGCAATTATCGAACGTTTCTATAAATTATACGATAAAACAGCTCCAAAAGATATTATGCCAATGAGCATTCACGATTTAGGAAACAGTAGTGTTGCAACTGTACCAACTTTATATGATTTAATTCTTCAGAAAAAAGTTGAAGGCCATGAAATCAATAAAGGTGATGTTCTTATTTTTGCTTCAGTTGGAGCTGGAATGAATATTAATGCCTTTGTTTATCGATATTAA
- a CDS encoding methyltransferase has protein sequence MYEKTFPNKRFKLTLEFLKKHVSTSETIFDFGVPNPFSKIMEENGYTVKNTKGEDLDNDQTALQTEDYTVFTAFEIFEHLLNPYTILQNVKCDKLLISIPLRLWFSPAYRSKTDMWDRHYHEFEDWQLDWLLEKTGWKITDRLQFTHPVKKLGIRPLLRYFTPRYYLVVAEKIK, from the coding sequence ATGTACGAAAAAACGTTTCCGAATAAAAGATTCAAACTTACTTTAGAGTTTTTAAAAAAACATGTTAGCACATCTGAAACTATTTTTGATTTTGGCGTGCCAAATCCGTTTTCAAAAATAATGGAAGAAAACGGCTATACTGTAAAAAACACAAAAGGCGAAGATTTAGACAACGATCAAACAGCTTTACAAACAGAAGATTACACCGTTTTTACAGCTTTTGAAATTTTCGAACATTTACTAAATCCATACACTATTCTACAAAATGTAAAATGTGATAAATTGTTAATTTCAATTCCGTTACGTTTATGGTTTTCGCCAGCATATCGTTCTAAAACAGATATGTGGGACAGACATTACCACGAATTTGAAGATTGGCAATTGGACTGGCTTTTGGAAAAAACTGGTTGGAAAATAACTGATCGTCTTCAATTTACACATCCAGTAAAAAAACTTGGAATCAGACCATTATTAAGATATTTTACTCCGAGATATTACCTTGTTGTTGCGGAAAAGATTAAATAA
- a CDS encoding glycosyltransferase has translation MRYYIVIPAHNEQDLIGLTLQSLVTQTVLPAKIVVVNDNSTDKTEEVVLNFAKENPYISVVNKTSDAIHLPGSKVIQAFQKGFETLDSDYDIIVKIDGDLIFPSNYFETIIRHFESDPKIGMVGGFCYIDKNGEWVLENLTDKDHIRGALKAYRKETFQQIGGLKPAMGWDTVDELLCKYYDWKIVTDQSLHVKHLKPTGANYNKTARYKQGEAFYTLGYGFWITAIASAKLAMMKKKPFLFLDYIKGFMKAKSAKAPLLVTPEQAKFIRNYRLKKMKEKLI, from the coding sequence ATGAGATATTACATCGTCATCCCCGCACACAACGAACAAGATTTGATTGGCTTGACATTGCAGTCTCTAGTTACTCAAACTGTTTTGCCAGCAAAAATTGTGGTTGTAAACGATAATTCGACTGATAAAACAGAAGAGGTTGTATTGAATTTTGCAAAGGAAAACCCATACATTTCTGTCGTAAACAAAACTTCAGATGCGATTCATTTACCAGGAAGCAAAGTTATTCAGGCTTTTCAGAAAGGTTTTGAAACTTTAGATTCAGATTACGATATTATTGTAAAAATTGATGGTGACTTGATTTTCCCATCAAACTATTTCGAAACTATAATCAGACATTTCGAATCTGATCCAAAAATCGGAATGGTTGGCGGATTCTGCTATATTGATAAAAACGGCGAATGGGTTCTGGAAAATCTAACCGATAAAGATCATATCCGCGGTGCTTTGAAAGCGTATCGCAAAGAAACGTTTCAGCAAATTGGAGGTTTAAAACCCGCAATGGGCTGGGACACAGTTGATGAATTACTTTGTAAATATTACGATTGGAAAATAGTTACTGACCAGTCTTTGCATGTAAAACATCTCAAACCAACTGGCGCAAACTATAACAAAACAGCCCGTTACAAACAAGGCGAAGCTTTTTACACTTTAGGTTATGGTTTTTGGATTACTGCTATTGCTTCGGCAAAACTGGCAATGATGAAGAAAAAACCATTTCTATTTTTAGATTACATTAAAGGATTTATGAAAGCGAAAAGCGCTAAAGCTCCTTTATTAGTAACTCCCGAACAAGCTAAATTTATTAGAAATTATCGTTTAAAAAAAATGAAAGAAAAGTTAATTTGA
- a CDS encoding MlaE family ABC transporter permease gives MMLIRYLSQIGKYFLMLKEIFNKQTKWSVMKNLIFKEIDDLIIDSLGIVCFISFFIGGVVAIQTALNLTNPLIPKYLIGFATRQSVVLEFAPTFISVIMAGKMGSYITSSIGTMRVTEQIDALEVMGVNSVNYLVFPKIIALLMYPFVIGISMFLGIFGGWLACAYGGFSTGADFIMGAQKDFIPFHITYAFIKTLIFAMLLATIPSFHGYYMKGGALEVGKASTTSFVWTSVTIILLNYILTQLLLG, from the coding sequence ATGATGCTAATTCGTTATTTATCCCAAATAGGAAAATATTTTTTAATGCTGAAAGAAATTTTCAATAAACAGACTAAATGGTCGGTTATGAAAAATTTAATTTTCAAAGAAATTGATGATTTGATTATTGATTCCCTTGGAATTGTCTGCTTTATATCATTTTTCATTGGAGGAGTTGTTGCCATTCAAACAGCTTTAAACTTAACTAATCCATTAATCCCAAAATATTTAATTGGTTTTGCAACACGTCAATCTGTAGTTTTGGAGTTTGCCCCTACTTTCATTTCGGTAATTATGGCCGGAAAAATGGGATCTTACATTACTTCAAGTATTGGGACAATGCGTGTAACAGAGCAAATTGATGCTTTAGAAGTTATGGGAGTTAACTCAGTAAATTATCTTGTTTTCCCAAAAATTATCGCTTTATTAATGTACCCTTTTGTAATCGGAATTAGTATGTTTTTAGGAATTTTTGGAGGATGGCTTGCTTGTGCTTACGGAGGATTTTCAACCGGCGCAGATTTTATTATGGGAGCTCAGAAAGATTTCATACCATTTCATATTACATATGCCTTTATCAAGACTTTAATCTTCGCCATGTTATTGGCAACAATCCCGTCTTTTCATGGTTATTATATGAAAGGTGGCGCATTAGAAGTTGGTAAGGCAAGTACAACATCGTTTGTATGGACATCTGTTACTATCATCCTTTTAAATTATATATTAACTCAATTATTACTAGGATAA
- a CDS encoding ABC transporter ATP-binding protein → MIEVKNIEKSFGDSKVLKGVSTVFETGKTNLIIGQSGSGKTVLLKTLLGIHTPDSGTIEFDGRVYSDLDKDEKRDLRTEIGMVFQGSALFDSMTVEENVAFPLKMFTNNNKAQIQERVDFVLERVNLVDAHKKLPSEISGGMQKRVAIARAIVNNPKYLFCDEPNSGLDPNTSILIDNLIQEITKEYNITTVINTHDMNSVMEIGENIVFLKKGLKAWQGTKEEIFRTDNEAIVKFVYSSNLFKKVREAYLKGL, encoded by the coding sequence ATGATAGAAGTAAAAAATATAGAAAAATCATTTGGCGACAGCAAGGTTTTAAAAGGCGTTTCGACGGTCTTTGAAACTGGAAAAACCAATTTGATTATCGGACAAAGTGGATCTGGAAAAACAGTTTTGTTAAAGACATTGTTAGGAATTCACACCCCAGACTCAGGAACAATTGAATTTGACGGAAGAGTTTATTCTGATTTAGACAAAGACGAAAAACGTGACCTGAGAACTGAAATCGGAATGGTATTTCAGGGAAGTGCTTTATTTGATTCTATGACTGTTGAAGAAAATGTAGCTTTCCCTTTAAAAATGTTTACCAACAATAATAAAGCGCAAATTCAAGAGCGTGTAGATTTTGTTTTAGAAAGAGTAAATCTGGTTGACGCACATAAAAAATTACCTTCTGAAATTTCCGGAGGTATGCAGAAACGTGTGGCTATTGCACGTGCTATTGTAAACAATCCGAAATATTTGTTTTGTGATGAACCAAACTCAGGTTTAGATCCAAATACTTCGATTTTGATTGATAACTTGATTCAGGAAATTACAAAAGAATACAATATCACAACCGTAATCAACACACACGATATGAACTCTGTAATGGAAATCGGTGAAAATATTGTTTTCTTAAAGAAAGGATTAAAAGCTTGGCAGGGAACTAAAGAAGAAATCTTTAGAACCGATAATGAAGCAATCGTAAAATTCGTCTATTCTTCAAATTTATTTAAGAAAGTACGTGAAGCTTATTTGAAAGGGCTTTAG
- a CDS encoding SprT-like domain-containing protein: MSETLGKYIPEHAVKPVFDLIVANQVHLKIVNERQTRHGDYRRGPSGKHEITVNASLNKYRFLITLIHEIAHLVAFEKFGRNIKPHGNEWKYTFQRLMVPFIRPEIFPGQILPLLARHFKNPSASSDTDTTLSLALKQYDKENDKNYVFEIPYGSIFRIKNGKVFKKIAVRTKRFECLEISSGKTYLFNPNAEVELVTLKNFNI; this comes from the coding sequence TTGAGCGAAACTTTAGGTAAATATATTCCAGAACATGCGGTAAAACCCGTTTTTGATTTGATAGTGGCCAATCAGGTTCATTTGAAAATCGTAAACGAACGCCAGACCCGTCATGGAGATTATAGACGCGGACCAAGCGGAAAGCACGAAATTACGGTTAATGCAAGTTTGAATAAGTATAGGTTTTTAATCACATTAATTCATGAAATTGCACATTTGGTTGCTTTTGAGAAGTTTGGACGAAATATAAAACCGCACGGAAATGAATGGAAATATACTTTTCAGCGTTTAATGGTTCCGTTTATTCGGCCAGAAATATTTCCTGGGCAGATCTTGCCTTTGCTTGCGAGACATTTTAAGAATCCTTCTGCAAGTAGTGATACGGATACTACTTTGTCTTTAGCTTTAAAGCAATATGATAAAGAAAATGATAAAAATTACGTTTTCGAAATTCCTTATGGAAGTATTTTTAGAATTAAGAATGGCAAAGTCTTTAAAAAAATAGCCGTTAGAACAAAACGTTTTGAGTGTTTAGAAATCAGCTCTGGAAAAACGTACCTTTTTAATCCAAATGCGGAAGTGGAATTGGTAACGCTGAAAAATTTCAATATCTAG
- a CDS encoding SDR family NAD(P)-dependent oxidoreductase: MKNIIVTGTSRGIGYELALKFAEAGHQVLAISRKIPQALLEHKNVTCLSVDLADETALGQVDNFLSSTWKRVDAVVHNAGALLLKPFAETTQADFENIYKVNVFAVANLTRICIPYLEKGSHVVTISSIGGVRGSLKFAGLAAYSSSKGAVITLSELLAEEYKEKGISFNVLALGSVQTEMLNEAFPGYQAPISAEGMATYIYDFTLNGNKYFNGKVLEVSSTNP, translated from the coding sequence ATGAAAAATATTATCGTTACAGGAACAAGCAGAGGAATTGGTTATGAGTTAGCCTTGAAATTTGCCGAAGCAGGTCATCAGGTTTTGGCCATTTCCAGAAAAATACCGCAAGCACTTTTAGAACATAAAAACGTAACTTGTCTGTCTGTTGATTTGGCAGATGAAACGGCTTTAGGTCAAGTCGACAATTTTCTTTCCTCAACATGGAAAAGAGTAGATGCTGTGGTTCATAATGCAGGAGCTTTGCTTCTAAAGCCTTTTGCAGAAACTACTCAAGCAGATTTTGAGAATATTTATAAAGTGAATGTTTTTGCAGTAGCAAATTTGACTCGTATCTGTATTCCGTATTTAGAAAAAGGAAGCCATGTTGTTACTATAAGTTCGATTGGCGGAGTTCGCGGAAGTTTGAAGTTTGCCGGATTGGCGGCGTATAGTTCGAGTAAAGGCGCTGTAATTACTTTAAGCGAATTATTAGCAGAAGAATATAAAGAAAAAGGAATTTCATTTAATGTTCTGGCTTTAGGATCTGTTCAGACCGAAATGCTAAACGAAGCTTTTCCTGGATACCAAGCGCCAATTTCAGCAGAAGGAATGGCAACTTATATTTATGATTTTACGCTTAACGGAAATAAATATTTTAACGGAAAAGTATTAGAAGTTTCTTCAACAAACCCTTAA
- a CDS encoding M28 family peptidase: MRKLYFLLPVIFLACKSGTSTTKENEVKTNAKPLEISYKVKENEISDFLKYLSSDELEGRETGTKGIEKAAVFLEDFLKKNKIKPYFKTYRDTLTNFDSPAFNIVGVIEGTDPQLKKEFVVLSAHYDHIGLEKKEQADKINNGANDDASGVTSVAAMAKYFSETKSNKRSILIVFFAGEEKGLLGSKSLVEKLKKQSFNLYTQLNIEMIGVPMKRDYLAYITGFDKSNMAQKINEYTGKNTIGFLPKEAEYQLFYRSDNYSFFQAFGKPCQSLSTFDFENFDFYHHVSDEFKVMDIPHITRFTQELLPAVTKIAVSPTQEITMNK, translated from the coding sequence ATGAGAAAGCTTTACTTTTTGCTTCCAGTTATTTTTTTAGCCTGTAAATCGGGAACTTCTACGACAAAGGAAAATGAAGTAAAAACAAATGCAAAACCACTAGAAATTAGCTATAAAGTAAAAGAAAATGAAATCTCAGATTTTTTGAAGTATCTTTCTTCTGATGAATTGGAAGGACGTGAAACTGGAACGAAAGGAATTGAAAAAGCGGCTGTTTTCTTGGAGGATTTTTTAAAGAAAAATAAAATTAAACCGTATTTTAAAACCTATCGTGATACTTTGACCAATTTTGATTCGCCAGCTTTTAATATTGTTGGAGTTATTGAAGGAACTGATCCTCAATTAAAAAAAGAATTTGTGGTGTTAAGTGCACATTATGATCATATTGGTTTGGAGAAAAAAGAGCAAGCCGATAAAATAAATAATGGTGCGAATGATGATGCTTCGGGGGTAACTTCTGTTGCGGCGATGGCAAAATATTTTAGCGAAACAAAATCAAATAAGAGAAGTATTTTAATTGTATTCTTTGCCGGAGAAGAAAAAGGATTATTAGGTTCTAAAAGTTTAGTTGAGAAATTGAAAAAACAAAGCTTCAACCTTTATACACAATTAAATATCGAAATGATTGGTGTGCCAATGAAAAGAGATTATCTAGCTTATATTACTGGTTTTGATAAATCGAATATGGCGCAAAAAATAAATGAATACACAGGAAAAAATACAATCGGATTTTTACCAAAAGAAGCAGAATATCAACTGTTCTATCGTTCTGATAATTATTCGTTCTTTCAAGCTTTTGGAAAACCATGTCAGTCTCTAAGTACTTTTGATTTTGAAAACTTCGATTTCTATCATCATGTTTCAGATGAATTTAAAGTAATGGACATTCCTCATATTACTAGATTCACACAAGAATTATTACCAGCGGTGACAAAAATTGCGGTTTCGCCTACGCAAGAAATAACCATGAATAAATAA